A stretch of DNA from Maniola hyperantus chromosome 14, iAphHyp1.2, whole genome shotgun sequence:
CGAACGACAGTTCTTCATCTCTTTGGAAAATCGAAAATCACTACctacagaaaataatattaagagtAATGATTGCAGCGCCATCTGCTGATAGCTTTGCGTTCGATCTGAATTTGATCCGCGATCCGTCATAGATCATGAAACAAAATGAATgtgtagtaaaaaaaattggcggATCACTTATCCACGTGCGCTttccggaaagcgcagtgtttgAAGATCCTCCACTAGGCGGAGCGatgacatcaagcgagtcggATTGACCCTACGCGCTGGATTCGTGGcgcgtggcgtgtgaaagtccgtACAAAAGACCTATTGTTGATGAAGATGACGATGATATCCATGTGGAGCTGGAAAGctgaaaattttcacagagatGCCCTTCAATGTAGACAAGGTCTCATCATCTGTCACCATGTCAAAAttacttttcgtggtcccacatcatcgcactgttgctagagcACCTACCGCATTCACCGCTTTCTTTGGCATCGTTCAATGCGCTTTTtggacaataatttatttatcatctagttagtgttagtggcactgccgttccaattagatgtaaaataaataagtaaataataataatcatcattatcaaccgaaagaaaccacagtcttgcgccgcctgaatttaGCAACTCGTTTGAAGTCGCCTGCCCACTTAGTGGCGAGTatctttccggtgcgaggtcgatACTCTAGCAcctcgggaccccaacgtctatcggtttttctaaccatgtgccctgtccattgccactgcTGAAGCTGaattcgcaatccgttgagctataactctggttctcctacggattttcttatttctgatttgatcacgtagagaaactccaagcatagcgaAACTatctatcgcccgctgagtaactCTGATAGTCTTCACAGTCGAAATGCTTAATACGTCCTGTAATACGTTCTTTGCAGAGTTCTCTTTCCGGGCGGTGCTACATATTTCAACCAGTCGCACGGTTACGCCGATGCTGGTCAACATATTTACGAGCTTGCTCAAGAACTAAACAACGCTGGCGACTACTTCCCGGTTTTCGGAACTTGTCTCGGGTTCCAACTGCTGCTTATATTGGCTTCGGGTCGCGGGCAAAAGGAGAATCGGACCCCATGCCGCTCATATGAAAATCTTCcacttaattttacaaaaagtaGGACTTTTTTTAGAAAATCTCATACCCGAGTACATGGACAACGAATTTTTGCTTTGAATTTTTGAAGTCCGTAAGGAAGGTACCTATatagcaattttttaaattattttgttacagaTTTTCGCAAAAGCAAAATGTTTCGTGAATCACCAGTAGACATTATTGATATTCTGAAGAATAAAGACGTCACTGTAAATGTTCATCAGTTCTGTATAGTTAATGATGCAAgtataacacttttttattagACTTATCTAATAGGCGATTAACAgccatactcagagtcgcttaatcgttttAGTTAAAATGATCAAGCGAGTCGTAGAGATGCCGGTGGATTCGGCGGCGCAAGATATGCATACCtacatgtggaagtccctacaagaaacctatgtccagcagtagaagtctatcggttgacgatgttgataagtacctaccgttTTTCTTTTCGTTTATTATGCAGAATACCCTTGAGTAGAAAAATAAGGTACTTAtagataattttttattattatttcagaaCCTAAAGTCTCATAATCTAACGAAAGACTGGCGCGTCACTTCTTACAGTAATGATGAAAATGGTGTCAGTTTCGTTGCAAGCATCGAACATAAAAGGTGAGTCAGGTATTATCTACCAGGTGGTTTCGTAATGATCTGGCCTGATATGTATACCGGTGCGCTACGcagtacatattcaaaattagaaggcagacgtcctaaccagtaggctatcacagcttcagaggtcaggggttcgattccgggtacgcacctctaactttttggagttgcGCGTATTaatcaattgttttttttaaatcaagtaTACCAGATATGTAGATACATATTTTgtctctcgccaaactggtgagccagtttgttggcgagcacttgcttaacggtgaagaaaaatatcgtgaggaaacctgcatgcctgagagttttccataatgttctcaaaggtgtgtgaagtctaccaatccgcacatggccagcgtggtagactatggccaaaacccttctcactctaagaggagatccgtgctctgtagtgagctggtgatgggttgatcatgataattattatgatacgtcttcgtccgcgtggactacacaaatttcaaacccctatttcaccccctcacggttgaattttcaaaaatcctttcttagcggatgcctacgtcataatagctatctgcatgccaaatttcagcccgatccgtccagtagttttagctgtgcgttgatagatcagtcagttagtcagtcaccttttccttttatatatttagattatgttttCAGATATCCATTCTACGGAGTCCAATTCCACCCAGAGAAGAGCTCGTTCGAATGGAAACTTTCAAAGAATTACGCCCACTCGTTCGAAGCTGTGAAAGCGAATAGATATTTTATGGATTTCTTCGTGAATGAATGCCGGAAAAGTCAGCACTTCTTCGCTAATGCCGCCGAAGAGAATAGATATTTGATCTACAATTACGAACCTCGTTTCACTGGTGTCCTTGGCAGCTCTTACCAACAGTGTTACATGTTTGAGCCCAGAGGAACTGTTGAcgaataacaaataaatatagtacacgacaggtccaGTTGGCAGTCGGGGACGGAACGCCCCGccccctaccccgattgccatctcaacttgtcgcggactatacctacggCTATTCCAAACaagaataataattgtattctgtaggtataggtacttaatacgtaaaattattttaataatctcTTTATAGCCATGTTACTTAcacattattacttactagctagGCTTATAGGATAGCCAGAACTCTAAGAATTGTTATGAATTGGTTGGATGCGTCagttttcttaaaaaataacCTTGTTATTTTAGGTAAGAAAAAAGTATTAAGATAcgcaatatattttaatttcattgttatttttaattttgtttttgttactttttatcccagaaaatcaaagagttcctaaatccacgcggatgaagtcgcgggcatcagctagttagataaataatataagtcataaCATCTCTTGgttaatggttttttttttttttttttttttttttttaatagatatagcgagcaaacgagcaggcgggtcacctgatgttaagtgattaccgccgcccatgaacatttgcagcaccagaggagccgccgatgcgttgccggccttttaggaatttgttggtccgccccttgaataaccccatgttataatctagtgggaacaccgccgatgggagttggttccacagtttgcacgtgcgtggaaagaaggatctggcgcaacggacggtcgaagtgcaccagacacccagatggtgagggtggaattccttacggtggcgcgcggtgcggttgtagaaaaaagagggtggaatgaggtcaaaaagctcttcagagcactccccattatacaggcgatagaacacgcatagagagctaacgtctctgcggtgctccaggctttccaacgagccggtaagtttgggatcgtccacaagtcgaacagcccgcctttggatccgatcaaatggaaggagttggtactggggtgctccagcccaaaggtgggagcagtactccatgtgagggcggacttgcgccttatagagtaggagcctatgctcaggcgcgaagtaccgctttgctctgttgagcaccccaagctttttggaggctaatttggccttgctttccaaatgatcgcggaattgaacctcgctcgaaatgtggactccaaggatcccaatgctgttggaaggtgtgaggggagtgctctgaaagagaagaggtaatgtaaaaggggactttttggcggaaaacgcgcatCATGGTTatcaataataacaataatatcttaacttaaagataataatataagtacttaaacgATAATcaattcagtacccgtagtacaagattttacgtctcaccaaaccaaaccaaattcgagagtcgaaatacttccgcgttacagtaaactggatcttaaatgccttgttttaaagctcaagtttgtctacacttctacagccagcgctccaagcggaaacattgcgaaattaaaatcagtggcattgaatatttgacttcaattcaaggctgtttaggtccattttactgtaacgcggaaatatttcgactctcgaatttggtttcgtttggtgagacgtaaaatcttgtactacgggtactgttgtattttattgaagtacttaggtatttggtttttttaataaaattatgtttgtattatatttaagtatttatgtaAACAACAATTATGAGAAAAGTTTACTATCTTTTCAGAACGGCTTTTGATGCATCCGAATCCACTAGTGTCATTGAGGACTATCTACCCGAGACACCTAAAGAGAAAATGTATTCTCGACCTCGCTTCTTGATAGGCAATAAAGAGTCGAGTGCTTGCTCCTAAAGAGGAGCAGCCGTTACAAAATAATAAGCTACACTTAACTTGCTAAAAGTCCTCGGACTGATCGCAAATCACAAATTAAACAGGTAAATATGATTCCTAAGAGACTTAAAAGATTTCTGTTTATGTACCTCGGTTATTGAACTATTTGTTTACCTTTGCCGTTCGTATTGGCCCACGAGATTATCTCCATCCTCAGAGTGTGTCTCTATCTGATGAAGACAATGAAGGAAACGATTTCCTGATTCCCCAATTTGATAACAACGTCCTCTGGAGCTGGTTCAGTGCAACTCGCAATGGAATTTGCAAGCAAAACATCCTGACGATGAATTTTTTGTGGGACTTTTACAGAACTCGCTTGATTTGCAAGCGTTGTAGTAGTATGGGAAATTATGTTAGATGGcgttgttttttatattttagtccGTTCGAAATGATCTCAGCATTCAGCGGCTCAAAATACCATAGCAGAATACCTATTCCACAGAATATATCAAACAGtggcttccaacatcaatgaccTATTCATATATGGTCAGCAGTGattataaagtcaaagtcaaagccaggttgaatttgtaagaaatGGTGACAATTACTCAAACTTAAAGCTAAAGACTTAGCTAAAGCACTATTATTCTGTAGCTAAAGCTACAAGTGTTCCAAAGTCAAACGCGGCCGGCTCGAAATACCGGGTGTTTTTTTAGTATATATAATAAGAATCCCTatctaaaaaaaccggtcaagtgccagtctgactcgcgcactgagggttccatactacagtcgtatttttttgaaattttgtaggataaatcaaaaactattaagcataaaattaattaaaaatctgttttagaatgtacagataaagccctttcatatgctaccccacttggtatagtaatcttactttggggtgtcagccaggtaacctcccagtgtgcctgggtgctgctggtcccttttggatgcatcgggcatccgaggggaagagcagtattcaggccagtgcaccccggtaacatggctaataatctctcttcggggatattgttggccatggctaatgacctggcaggggggaggtttctccgcgtgtccctctgactagcagagggcacaaaggacgaggcggaggttgagacgcgggcgacgtgcgcgggattgcgttgtcgcccgttgcgTCTCCGGGGGAGGTGAGGTGCACATGGTTGGTGCACCTCGGACGTGCGTGGAGTgcgtcgcggtggtttgcttcgacgttcccgtgacccagtcgccaggcgacgcgcaggagtgccgctgggtttttgtagtggttttggaagtcggttttttatttgAAGCTTTGTAGTGCAAGTAATTActgcttggtacctacctaatatattaatAAACCAGCCAAATTTTCTTAtgcacacggcttaggagttctgcagtaccttgcagcatcaggattgaagagttgacttggaattcaataacaaatgtCTATCCtaggcatttacaatattatttcagcaggaacagttcctgaatttCTATGTTTTAGGAGTGCTTTATCCTGCATCATTAGGTTTGAGAAGTTTGGACCTGGAGTGTAATCAATAATCATGAAGCCATTGCTTgatacctttaatatcaattcatcattagaaattcccgaatccccacggcttaggagttctgttatttgcagcatcaggattgaggagttggtaTCCGAAGTTCATGACACCTTATAATATGCTATTATAGAAATTGATGATGTGCTATTCTTGAGAGCTTGAATATTATGAAAGTTTATTAACCTCAGTCCTTTCTTCTCAAATATCGCTTAACGATGTTGTTAGACAGCATTTTAACCTCGATGGTAACGCAGGTTATTTTAACGCTTATTATGATTGATGTGCGTTTTGGGACTGTTATTTAtcctactacctactagttattaaaaaaaaatcaaaaaataaataaaaaccgacttcaataaccaccaacactaaaaagtacaaaataatttaatttattacccaatatattatgtatacaagagttattgtagttctctGTTCttgtatgtcctacaaaacaaaaaaagaatcatcaaaatcggttcataattgacggagtaatcgcgtaacaaatatacaaaaaaaaacacagtcgaattgataacctcctcctttttttgaagtcggttaaaaagcaacAACCTTTATATACTTATGGATAAGGTTATAACTTAAAGGTAATATATTATAGGTCTCTACCTAAACTTTATTCcctatttaattacttagagTCTATTCATCTTAACATATCAAAGCATTTTACCATCATGGTTTAGTTTtagataatatacttaatagtttAGAATATAAAAAACGGTTTCTCTAAAAGTCAGCTctgtattaacataattattaccaATTATTAGTTAACACATAGAGAACAGAAGTGGATTACCACCTAAACCTTTGTATTTCTTCGTAAGAAACTCAAATATTATCAATTTGTACAAGGACAAGTAAGGTGCTTAGGAGCTATATTTAGATAGACTATTTTTATAGTTGGAGGGTATACTCAGTAGCGGCTGACGCGGATACATTGATCGGTCCCGGGTTTGCACCAAGCTTTGACCTAG
This window harbors:
- the LOC117988223 gene encoding gamma-glutamyl hydrolase A-like, translating into MTLGALLLAVAYFLQCEGAAVINGDVLNDRPILGVLSQEQSLYLHSKFPEENYTSYIAASYVKDVEKSGARVVPILIGKDRAYYRDIMGKINGVLFPGGATYFNQSHGYADAGQHIYELAQELNNAGDYFPVFGTCLGFQLLLILASGRGQKENRTPCRSYENLPLNFTKNFRKSKMFRESPVDIIDILKNKDVTVNVHQFCIVNDNLKSHNLTKDWRVTSYSNDENGVSFVASIEHKRYPFYGVQFHPEKSSFEWKLSKNYAHSFEAVKANRYFMDFFVNECRKSQHFFANAAEENRYLIYNYEPRFTGVLGSSYQQCYMFEPRGTVDE